From the Ilumatobacteraceae bacterium genome, the window AGACCCCACTGCACGAGCTCCGACATCGACTCGATGTCGGCGGTCATGCGTGAAACGAGCACGCCGGCCTGGTTGCGGTCGAAGAACGCCAGCGACTGCTTCTGGATGTGACCGAACAGGCGCAGCCGGAGCGCACGGAGGAATCCCTCGCCCGCCCGGTTCACGAACACGAACTGTTGGCGACCCCCGAGGAACGCGATGATCGCCACGGCGATGTAGATGCCGATCGCCAGGTTGAGTGCACCGCGGTCGTCGGCTCGGATGCCGCTGTCGATGCCGTAACGGAGCAGCAGCGGCCCGATCAGCGTGGTGCTGGTCGAGATCGCGACGAACCCGAGCGCGGCCAGCGCCAGCTTGCGTTGCGGCTTGGCGAGCCGGGCGGCGCGCCGGATCACCTGCTTGGTCTGCGCTCGATCGAGCTTGTCGTCCTCGCTGACGGCATGCGCGGCCCACATGTCAGTCGCCCCCCGTCGGCGTCGGAGCGGCCTCGACCGAACCGGCTGCGGCCAGCACCTCGCGGTACCGGTCGTCGGTGGCCAGTAGTTCGTCGTGGGTACCGTCGGCGAGCACGCGGCCGTCGCCGACCAGGACCACCCGATCCGCCATGGCGATCGTGCCGGGTCGGTGAGCGATCACGATCGTCGTGCGACCTTCCATGACGGTGCGCATCGCGGCACGGATCTCGTGTTCCTTCGACGGGTCGACGGCGCTGGTCGCGTCGTCGAGGATCAGCACCTTCGGATCGCTGACGACCGCCCGGGCGATCGCGATGCGCTGACGCTGACCGCCCGACAGCGAGAACCCGCGCTCACCGAGGATCGTCGAGTAGCCGTACGGCAGTTCGTCGATGAAGTCGGCGGCACCCGCGAGTTCGGCCGCCCGGCGGATCGTGGCCTCGTCGGCCTCCGGGCAGGCGAAGGCGATGTTCGCGGCGACGGTGTCGTGGAACAGCAACGTGTCCTCGAACACCAGACCGACGGCCCGGCGAACGTCGTGGACCGCTCGTTCACGCAGGTCGACCCCGTCGAGCCGGATCGTGCCGCGCTGCGGGTCGTAGAACCGCACGAGGAGTCGGGCGACGGTCGACTTGCCCGAACCGGTACCGCCGACCAGGGCGACCGACGTCCCCGGTGCGATGTCGATGGTGAACCCGTCGAGCACCGGTTCGTCGACGTCGTAGCCGAACGCCACGTCGTCGAACTGCACCGCACCGGCTCGCTCGGGCAGCCGCCCAACGACCGGGCCGTCGATGATCGCCGGCGTGGTTCCGAGGACGTGATCGATGCGTTCGAGTGCCGCCGTCGCCCGCTGCCCGAACGCGACGGTCATGCCGATGGTGCGCAGCGGCCACACGAGGAGCTGCACGTAGAAGTTGAACGCGACGAGTTCGCCGATCGTCAGCTGACCGTCGAGCACCCGGTGGCCGCCGACCGCGAGGACGGCGATGATCCCCGCCGCCGGGAGCAACTCCATCAGTGGCAGGTAGGTGGCACGCACCTTGGCGGCGACGAGCGACTCGCGTTGGATGTCGTCGGCCTCGACTTCGAGTTTGTCGGCCTGCACCCGTTCGGCGCCGAAGCCCTTGATGACCCGGATGCCCGACACGGTTTCCTCGACGACGCTCGCGAGCTGCGCCTGCTCCTGCTGCACCGCCCGCACCGCCGGGTGCACTCGGTTGGAGAACCGTTTGGCGGCGATGTTCAGCAACGGCAACGCAGCGAGCGCACACAGCGCCAGCAGCGGGTCGATCACGACGAGGACGATCCCGACCGCGGTGATCAGCGCCACGTTCGACAGCGTCAGCGGGATCATGACCACGAACGCCTGGATCTGGTTGAGATCGCTCGATGCCCGGCTCATCAGCTGGCCGGTCTGCGCCCGGTCGTGGTAGCCGATGTGGAGCCCGAGGATGTGTTCGAGCAGCTGCTCCCGCAGCCGCCGCTCGGTCAACCGACTCTGGCTGAACGCGACGTAGCGACGCAGCGCGGTGAACGTGCCGGTCATCAGTCCGGCGCCCGCGATCATGATCGCCCAGCCCCACGAGCTCCCGGGACCTTCGATCGCCCGGTCGATGGCACGCCCGGTGAGCCACGGGATCGCGACCTTGCCGACGGTCCAGAGCAGGCCGACACCGACGCCGAGCGACAGGCCTTTCCACTGACGACGGATCAACGCGAGCAGCGGCTGCCACTTCGCCCGATCGCGATCGCTGGTTTCGTGGTTCGCTTCGCCGCCGTCAGTCACGTCGTGGTCGAGGGTACCGCGAGGTGGCCCGGAGCGACGGACCGGGTTTCAGCCCCCGAGCAGCTCGCGGATCCGCTCCTTCGGGCGGCCGATGATGGCCGCATCGGCGGTGACGACGAGCGGCCGCTGCATGATCATCTTGTTCGCCACGATGGTCGCCACGACCTGGTCGATGGTCTGTACGTCGTCGTCGCTCAGCTCCAACTTCTTGAAGAGGCTGTCGCGACGCACGAGATCGGTCGGCGGGTCCTCGAGCTTGGCGATGATCTCACGCAGCGTTGCTTCGTCGGGCGGATCCTTGCGGTACACGACGGCCTCGTAGTCGACACCCAGCTCCTCGGCAATGCTCACGGCATTGTTGGACGAGTTTCAATGGGGGTTGTGGTAGATCGTGACGTCGGCCATGCACCCACGGTAGTCGGCCGTACCGATGTCACACCCTCCGCGTAGCGTCGAACGTGCCCGACTTCCCCTGACCAGCCGTCGCTCAGCGACGACCGACCGACCAGGGACGACATGGAACACACCGCCGTCCGGCGCCTCCCGCGCGCCGGCATCGACACGATCGACCACCCCGACATCGCACTGGCCGCCATCAGCATGGCGATCACGCGTCCCCTCCGCAGCGAGACGATCCTGCTCCTCCTCGACGACGCTCGGCGCGGCCGGGCGATCGTCGTCGTCAGCGACACCACCGAGCGCGACCAGGTGATCGAGGTGGTCGAGTGCGTCACCCAGGGCGAGGGGTGCGAACACCTCGGAGCGATCGTGGTCGCGTCCGTTCACCCCGACCACCGACCACATCTCGACGAAGCGCACGACGAAGCTCAGACCGACGTGGATCGCTGGCTCGAGATGAGCGACATCGCGTCGCTGGCCGGTGTCGAGCTGCTCGAATGGTTCGTGATCGGCCGTTCGATCAGCTGCCCGCGCGACCG encodes:
- a CDS encoding ABC transporter ATP-binding protein, giving the protein MTDGGEANHETSDRDRAKWQPLLALIRRQWKGLSLGVGVGLLWTVGKVAIPWLTGRAIDRAIEGPGSSWGWAIMIAGAGLMTGTFTALRRYVAFSQSRLTERRLREQLLEHILGLHIGYHDRAQTGQLMSRASSDLNQIQAFVVMIPLTLSNVALITAVGIVLVVIDPLLALCALAALPLLNIAAKRFSNRVHPAVRAVQQEQAQLASVVEETVSGIRVIKGFGAERVQADKLEVEADDIQRESLVAAKVRATYLPLMELLPAAGIIAVLAVGGHRVLDGQLTIGELVAFNFYVQLLVWPLRTIGMTVAFGQRATAALERIDHVLGTTPAIIDGPVVGRLPERAGAVQFDDVAFGYDVDEPVLDGFTIDIAPGTSVALVGGTGSGKSTVARLLVRFYDPQRGTIRLDGVDLRERAVHDVRRAVGLVFEDTLLFHDTVAANIAFACPEADEATIRRAAELAGAADFIDELPYGYSTILGERGFSLSGGQRQRIAIARAVVSDPKVLILDDATSAVDPSKEHEIRAAMRTVMEGRTTIVIAHRPGTIAMADRVVLVGDGRVLADGTHDELLATDDRYREVLAAAGSVEAAPTPTGGD
- a CDS encoding ArsC/Spx/MgsR family protein; its protein translation is MSIAEELGVDYEAVVYRKDPPDEATLREIIAKLEDPPTDLVRRDSLFKKLELSDDDVQTIDQVVATIVANKMIMQRPLVVTADAAIIGRPKERIRELLGG